Proteins found in one Luteimonas chenhongjianii genomic segment:
- the hrpB gene encoding ATP-dependent helicase HrpB, which translates to MTTPAPSAFPIAPLLPEIVSSLAAHPRLVLEAPPGAGKTTQVPLALLDAPWLGGRRIVMLEPRRVAARSAATFMARQLGDEVGGIVGYRIRFEQRISARTRIEVVTEGILTRMLQDDPELAEVGALLFDEFHERHLAGDLGLALARDVQASLREDLRLVVMSATLDGARIAQWLDAPRLSSAGRSFPVAISHAPPRRDEALELQVRRVLVEALATHPGDALVFLPGQREIARARAQLEAALPEGVELLALHGELPVDAQTHVLQPASDGRRRVVLATNVAESSVTLPGVRIVVDSGQAREPRFDPNSGFSRLEVVAISQASADQRAGRAGRVAPGVALRLWPESQRLEPQRRPEIAQVDLAALALELAAWGDPSLVFPDPPPAGAMGAAHDLLQRLDALDARGAITQTGRRMLALGTHPRLAAMLLAGADANGKALACDLCALLEARDPLRPLPGSPRSDAVAARWQALAAFRAGRTPPDAQRGALAAIDAAAGQWRRRLRLDAAPPASAPAHALGDLLAHAFPDRIGHRHARDATRYGLSNGRMARLFDDSTLRGEPWIVASELRFEARDALLLRGAPVDEAQLRRLWPRRFVEADETRWDPERRALVGMRVSRFDGIVLDARANGRVDPAQAAQALSDAVGLLGLDVLPWRDGLRQWRARAQAVRAWMPELGLPDLSDAALLATRDSWLRPAFAGISRLDALTPQAFADALQGLLDWGQRQQIERLAPARVDVPSGMARAIDYAIEADGTPAPPVLAVKLQELFGLADTPAVAGGRVPLTIHLLSPAGRPLQVTRDLAGFWERTYPEVRKEMKGRYPKHPWPEDPWNAPATHRAKPRGT; encoded by the coding sequence GTGACGACCCCTGCCCCCTCCGCCTTCCCCATCGCGCCGCTGCTGCCGGAGATCGTCTCGAGCCTTGCCGCGCATCCGCGCCTGGTGCTCGAGGCCCCGCCCGGCGCCGGCAAGACCACGCAGGTTCCGCTGGCACTTCTGGATGCGCCATGGCTCGGCGGCCGCAGGATCGTGATGCTGGAACCGCGCCGGGTGGCCGCACGTTCGGCGGCGACGTTCATGGCCCGCCAGCTCGGCGACGAGGTCGGCGGCATCGTCGGCTACCGCATCCGCTTCGAGCAGCGGATCAGCGCCCGCACCCGGATCGAAGTGGTGACCGAGGGCATCCTCACCCGGATGCTGCAGGACGATCCGGAGCTGGCCGAGGTCGGTGCGCTGCTGTTCGACGAATTCCACGAACGCCATCTCGCCGGCGATCTCGGCCTCGCGCTCGCACGCGACGTCCAGGCCAGCCTGCGCGAGGACCTGCGCCTGGTGGTGATGTCGGCCACCCTCGACGGCGCGCGCATCGCGCAATGGCTGGATGCGCCGCGGCTGTCGAGCGCGGGACGCAGCTTTCCCGTCGCGATCAGCCATGCGCCGCCGCGCCGCGATGAGGCGCTCGAGCTGCAGGTCCGCCGGGTCCTGGTCGAGGCCTTGGCCACGCATCCGGGCGATGCGCTGGTATTCCTGCCGGGCCAGCGCGAGATCGCGCGCGCTCGCGCGCAGCTGGAGGCGGCGCTGCCGGAGGGTGTCGAGCTGCTCGCGTTGCATGGCGAATTGCCAGTCGACGCGCAGACGCACGTGCTGCAGCCGGCGAGCGATGGCCGTCGTCGCGTGGTGCTGGCGACCAACGTCGCCGAGAGCAGCGTGACCCTGCCGGGGGTGCGCATCGTCGTCGACAGCGGCCAGGCCCGCGAACCGCGCTTCGATCCCAACAGCGGATTTTCGCGGCTGGAGGTCGTGGCGATCTCGCAGGCATCGGCCGACCAGCGCGCCGGCCGCGCGGGCCGCGTCGCCCCCGGCGTGGCCCTGCGGCTGTGGCCGGAATCGCAGCGCCTGGAGCCGCAACGGCGGCCGGAGATCGCGCAGGTCGATCTGGCTGCGCTCGCGCTCGAACTCGCCGCCTGGGGCGATCCGTCGCTCGTGTTTCCCGATCCCCCGCCCGCCGGCGCGATGGGCGCGGCGCACGACCTGCTGCAACGCCTCGACGCACTCGACGCGCGGGGCGCGATCACCCAGACCGGCCGTCGCATGCTCGCGCTCGGCACCCATCCCCGGCTCGCGGCGATGCTGCTGGCCGGCGCGGACGCGAATGGCAAGGCCTTGGCCTGCGACCTGTGCGCGTTGCTGGAAGCGCGCGACCCGCTGCGGCCGCTTCCCGGCTCGCCGCGCTCCGACGCGGTGGCCGCGCGCTGGCAGGCCCTGGCGGCATTCCGCGCCGGGCGCACGCCGCCCGACGCCCAGCGCGGCGCGCTCGCGGCGATCGACGCGGCTGCCGGTCAATGGCGACGACGCCTACGGCTCGACGCGGCGCCACCGGCTTCGGCGCCCGCGCACGCCCTCGGCGACCTGCTCGCGCATGCATTCCCCGATCGCATCGGCCATCGCCACGCGCGCGACGCCACCCGCTATGGGCTGAGCAACGGGCGCATGGCGCGGCTGTTCGACGACAGCACGCTGCGCGGCGAACCGTGGATCGTCGCCAGCGAACTGCGCTTCGAAGCCCGCGATGCGCTGCTGCTGCGCGGCGCGCCGGTCGACGAGGCGCAGTTGCGGCGACTGTGGCCGAGGCGCTTCGTCGAGGCCGACGAGACCCGCTGGGATCCCGAGCGGCGCGCACTGGTCGGCATGCGGGTATCGCGTTTCGACGGCATCGTGCTCGACGCGCGGGCGAACGGACGCGTCGATCCGGCGCAGGCCGCGCAGGCCCTGAGCGATGCTGTGGGCCTGCTCGGGCTCGACGTACTGCCCTGGCGCGACGGCCTGCGGCAGTGGCGCGCACGCGCACAGGCGGTACGTGCGTGGATGCCCGAACTCGGATTGCCGGACCTGTCCGACGCAGCGCTGCTGGCGACACGCGACAGCTGGCTGCGCCCGGCATTCGCCGGCATCAGCCGGCTCGACGCACTGACCCCGCAGGCATTCGCCGATGCACTGCAGGGCCTGCTGGACTGGGGCCAGCGCCAGCAGATCGAGCGGCTCGCGCCTGCCCGCGTCGACGTGCCTTCAGGCATGGCGCGCGCGATCGACTACGCGATCGAGGCCGATGGAACACCGGCCCCGCCGGTGCTCGCGGTCAAGCTGCAGGAACTGTTCGGCCTGGCAGATACACCGGCCGTTGCCGGTGGCCGGGTCCCGCTGACGATCCACCTGCTGTCTCCTGCCGGACGTCCCCTGCAGGTCACCCGCGACCTGGCCGGCTTCTGGGAACGCACCTATCCCGAGGTCCGCAAGGAAATGAAGGGGCGCTATCCCAAACACCCGTGGCCGGAGGACCCCTGGAACGCGCCGGCTACCCATCGCGCGAAGCCGCGCGGGACCTAG
- a CDS encoding TatD family hydrolase — MQLIDIGANLTHDSFDHDRDAVLQRARDAGVRRMVVTGASREHSPKALELAQAHPGFLYATAGVHPHHAVEYTAECDAEMRALLAHPEVVAVGECGLDYFRDFAPRPAQRKAFERQLQIAADTGKPLFLHQRDAHDDFVAIMREFEGRIGPAVVHCFTAGRRELFECLDRDWYIGITGWLCDERRGQHLRELVGNIPAQRLMVETDAPYLLPRTLKPLPKDRRNEPAFLPHIVEELARDRGEPVEVTAAATTASAEAFFRLP; from the coding sequence ATGCAGCTGATCGACATCGGTGCAAATCTCACCCACGACAGTTTCGACCACGATCGCGACGCCGTGCTGCAACGCGCGCGCGATGCGGGCGTGCGCCGCATGGTGGTCACCGGCGCCAGTCGCGAGCATTCGCCCAAGGCGCTCGAGCTGGCGCAGGCGCATCCCGGGTTCCTGTACGCGACCGCCGGCGTACACCCGCATCACGCGGTGGAATACACCGCGGAATGCGACGCCGAAATGCGCGCGCTGCTGGCGCATCCGGAAGTAGTGGCGGTGGGCGAATGCGGACTCGACTACTTCCGCGATTTCGCGCCGCGTCCGGCGCAGCGCAAGGCGTTCGAACGCCAGCTGCAGATCGCGGCCGACACCGGCAAGCCGCTGTTCCTGCACCAGCGCGACGCGCATGACGATTTCGTCGCGATCATGCGCGAGTTCGAAGGGCGGATCGGCCCGGCGGTCGTGCACTGCTTCACCGCCGGCCGTCGCGAGCTGTTCGAATGCCTCGATCGCGACTGGTACATCGGCATCACCGGCTGGCTCTGCGACGAACGTCGTGGCCAGCACCTGCGCGAACTGGTGGGCAACATCCCGGCGCAGCGGCTGATGGTGGAGACCGACGCGCCGTACCTGCTGCCGCGTACGCTCAAGCCATTGCCGAAGGACCGCCGCAACGAACCGGCCTTCCTGCCGCACATCGTCGAGGAACTGGCGCGCGATCGCGGCGAGCCGGTCGAGGTCACCGCCGCAGCGACGACCGCGAGCGCGGAGGCGTTCTTCCGGCTGCCCTGA